A window from Planococcus maritimus encodes these proteins:
- a CDS encoding DUF881 domain-containing protein, translating into MKKRIAGRFTAILFVIGFMSATQYNTVNTDNSRDYRDTWEIRQQLSREKQVHSELLSEIGLLDDTLAKYSDKATEDPQAVLKETVEDLRRSAGLSQIKGPGIELEVSPSLEAVALGSEITEIPPDLLIRLVNEINRFDGIELAIAGERVVNTTAIRDINGYTTVNTDPISTPPLTIAITSKSMEEARKLYSYLSASTIHEDFYIDDLTIAISEPQEQLTLPAFDEKIQMGYLEAGEGE; encoded by the coding sequence ATGAAAAAACGCATTGCCGGCCGGTTTACGGCCATTCTTTTTGTCATCGGCTTTATGAGTGCCACACAATACAACACTGTAAACACAGACAATAGCCGGGATTACCGCGACACTTGGGAAATTCGCCAGCAATTATCACGGGAAAAGCAAGTACATTCGGAGCTGCTATCGGAAATCGGCCTATTGGATGATACACTCGCCAAGTACAGTGATAAAGCGACTGAAGATCCGCAGGCAGTCTTGAAAGAGACGGTAGAAGATTTGCGCCGTTCCGCTGGCCTGTCACAAATCAAAGGGCCGGGGATCGAACTCGAGGTCAGTCCGTCGCTTGAAGCGGTCGCGCTCGGAAGTGAAATAACGGAAATACCACCGGATTTATTGATCCGCTTAGTAAACGAAATTAACCGATTCGATGGCATTGAACTAGCAATCGCCGGCGAACGTGTCGTCAATACGACGGCGATCCGAGACATTAATGGCTATACAACGGTAAACACAGACCCCATCTCGACGCCGCCTTTGACGATTGCCATTACATCAAAGAGCATGGAAGAAGCACGCAAGCTATATAGCTATTTGTCGGCTTCCACCATTCATGAAGATTTTTATATAGACGATTTAACAATCGCCATTTCCGAGCCACAGGAACAATTGACATTGCCGGCGTTTGACGAAAAGATCCAAATGGGGTATTTAGAAGCCGGGGAGGGGGAGTAA
- a CDS encoding cell division protein SepF, translating into MSMKDKFKNFFYLDEYEEETVQEERKQRPVQRYEKPAPEPAEQAQKKAPKAAKAPKPVKERRENLEENTVQNIVNLQNSSASSSKVSLAEPRVYAEAQDIAESLKTKQAVVVNLQRIERDQGLRIIDFLSGTVYALGGDIQRIGTDIFLCVPDTVEVDGAISDYYHDDQQ; encoded by the coding sequence ATGAGCATGAAGGATAAATTCAAAAATTTCTTTTACTTGGACGAGTATGAGGAAGAAACAGTTCAAGAAGAGCGTAAGCAGCGTCCTGTGCAACGCTACGAAAAGCCTGCACCGGAACCTGCCGAACAGGCGCAGAAAAAAGCACCGAAAGCAGCAAAAGCACCGAAGCCAGTGAAAGAACGCCGTGAGAATTTGGAGGAAAACACCGTGCAGAATATCGTTAATTTGCAGAATTCATCTGCCTCTTCATCAAAAGTCAGCTTGGCGGAACCGCGTGTTTATGCAGAAGCGCAGGACATTGCGGAAAGCTTGAAAACGAAACAGGCCGTCGTGGTCAATTTACAACGTATCGAACGAGATCAAGGCCTTCGTATTATCGACTTCCTAAGCGGCACTGTTTATGCACTTGGAGGGGATATCCAGCGCATCGGCACCGATATTTTCCTATGTGTACCGGATACAGTCGAAGTGGATGGCGCCATCTCCGATTACTATCACGACGATCAACAATAG
- a CDS encoding RNA-binding protein translates to MEEIFQHFRKDEQQFIEQASDWLRDVEDMYAPKLTDFLDPRQRFIVQSLIGARDVKMAASGLFKQAERERVLLHPTYYVPEESDFQVTMFELRYPVKFVTLKHPDVLGALMSLGLERGKFGDIRIGDGTVQLAVMTEVAPYLRANFISAGKVKVQLEEVDDPANYLPVIEEWMEEAHTVSSLRLDTIVSSVYNISRQKAAALINGGKVKVNWTAQENVSFELHESDLISARGFGRVQIIAIEGRTKKDKIRLQVGKLELKK, encoded by the coding sequence GTGGAAGAGATATTCCAGCATTTTAGAAAAGACGAACAACAATTTATCGAGCAAGCCTCAGACTGGCTGCGGGATGTGGAAGATATGTATGCACCGAAGTTAACGGATTTCCTAGACCCGCGCCAGCGCTTTATCGTTCAATCGCTCATCGGCGCGCGTGATGTAAAAATGGCCGCTTCCGGCTTGTTCAAGCAAGCTGAGCGAGAACGTGTCTTATTGCATCCTACGTATTATGTGCCGGAAGAAAGCGATTTCCAAGTCACCATGTTCGAATTGCGCTATCCGGTTAAGTTCGTCACCTTGAAGCATCCAGACGTACTCGGCGCGCTTATGTCGCTTGGCTTGGAGCGGGGGAAATTCGGGGACATCCGGATTGGCGATGGTACGGTGCAACTCGCTGTGATGACGGAAGTCGCGCCGTATTTGCGCGCCAATTTTATCAGCGCCGGGAAAGTGAAAGTTCAGCTCGAAGAAGTGGACGATCCAGCTAATTATCTCCCAGTCATTGAGGAATGGATGGAAGAAGCGCATACCGTCAGTTCGCTGCGCCTCGATACAATCGTCAGCTCGGTCTATAACATTTCCCGTCAAAAAGCTGCCGCATTGATCAATGGCGGAAAAGTAAAAGTCAATTGGACAGCACAAGAGAACGTATCATTTGAATTGCACGAATCCGATTTGATTTCAGCGAGAGGCTTTGGGCGCGTGCAAATCATTGCGATTGAAGGACGTACAAAAAAAGATAAAATTCGCCTGCAAGTCGGCAAATTGGAATTGAAAAAATAA
- a CDS encoding cell division protein FtsQ/DivIB: MDKVIDIEERIPTLRERRRKRSNRKFAALLTSFVSLLLILIYSQSPYSEIQDIKVTGAELFDGDSYQQASTLAIGDSMWSFDSGEIEEQIEALEWVESAKVEKNWLTAVAIEIEEYVEMGYLDQGNSYQVVLSNGVVLNQPIRVVEGPIFSNFEDEAKREALMEQLVKTDPEVQNLISQVILDTEQERADYITIYMNDGNEIKAILSTLAEKINYYPSVTAQLEDRKGIIDMEVGIYFRSYNDVFGLAEAGEELEIAEEQ, from the coding sequence ATGGACAAAGTGATAGACATCGAAGAACGCATACCAACGCTCCGGGAACGGCGCAGAAAAAGGTCGAACCGTAAATTTGCCGCGTTGCTGACGAGCTTTGTCTCTTTGCTGCTCATTCTTATCTACAGTCAGTCCCCTTATAGCGAGATTCAAGATATTAAAGTCACGGGTGCTGAGTTGTTCGACGGCGATAGCTATCAACAGGCAAGCACGTTGGCAATCGGCGACTCCATGTGGTCATTTGACAGCGGGGAAATCGAGGAGCAAATCGAAGCACTCGAATGGGTCGAATCAGCAAAGGTTGAGAAAAACTGGCTAACAGCTGTAGCTATTGAAATCGAGGAATACGTCGAGATGGGGTATTTGGATCAAGGCAATAGCTACCAAGTTGTTTTGTCGAATGGTGTGGTGCTCAACCAGCCGATTCGCGTTGTGGAAGGGCCGATTTTTTCGAATTTTGAAGACGAAGCGAAACGGGAAGCGTTGATGGAGCAATTGGTCAAGACAGACCCAGAAGTGCAAAACCTGATCTCCCAAGTTATTTTAGATACTGAGCAGGAACGTGCGGACTACATCACCATCTACATGAACGACGGCAATGAGATTAAGGCCATATTATCGACTTTGGCAGAAAAAATTAATTATTACCCGTCTGTCACCGCTCAACTAGAAGACCGAAAAGGCATTATCGATATGGAAGTCGGTATTTATTTCCGCTCCTATAACGATGTATTCGGTTTGGCGGAAGCGGGTGAGGAACTTGAAATTGCCGAAGAACAATGA
- the murD gene encoding UDP-N-acetylmuramoyl-L-alanine--D-glutamate ligase → MKELPQLHHKKVLVLGLAKSGFTAARLLHKLGAFVTVNDSKPFEENPEAQELLNLGVTVICGRHPEDLLDEGFELVIKNPGIPYRNHLIQKALEKEIPVWTEIELAYRISEAPFIGITGSNGKTTTTTLLFHMLNQDGKSPLIAGNIGTVASGVAEKATADHVIVTELSSFQLKGTESFRPHISIITNLYEAHLDYHGSLEDYIGSKKKITENQTSDDYFIYNADQQVLVDHAKTVKAQGIPFTLKGRTEESISADSEYIYWQGEPLIERKRIMLAGEHNLENILSATAATLLSGGTKETIIRVLTSFTGVKHRSQFVGEWQGRRFYNDSKATNALATKSALEAFSENIILLAGGLERQHSLEELRPYMNRVKVLVTFGETAERFVEFAESCHVPTVIKAGLMDDAVEKAISSSSSEDTILLSPACASWDQYESFEVRGDAFIEAAKKYTEANE, encoded by the coding sequence ATGAAAGAATTGCCGCAATTGCATCATAAAAAAGTACTTGTGCTCGGTTTGGCGAAAAGCGGCTTTACGGCTGCGCGCTTGTTACATAAACTCGGCGCCTTCGTGACGGTCAATGATTCCAAACCGTTCGAAGAAAATCCCGAAGCTCAAGAACTCCTGAATTTGGGTGTCACCGTCATTTGTGGGCGCCATCCTGAAGATTTGTTGGATGAAGGCTTTGAACTCGTTATTAAAAACCCAGGAATTCCATATCGCAACCATCTGATCCAGAAAGCGCTGGAAAAAGAAATTCCAGTGTGGACGGAAATTGAATTAGCCTACCGAATTAGCGAAGCTCCGTTTATCGGCATCACCGGTTCAAACGGCAAAACGACAACGACAACCTTACTGTTCCATATGCTCAATCAAGATGGCAAATCGCCGCTTATTGCAGGAAATATCGGCACAGTGGCAAGCGGAGTGGCAGAAAAAGCAACAGCTGACCATGTCATCGTCACAGAGCTGTCGTCGTTCCAGTTAAAAGGGACAGAATCTTTCCGTCCGCATATTTCGATCATTACGAATTTATACGAAGCGCATCTTGATTATCATGGATCGCTCGAGGATTATATCGGATCCAAAAAGAAAATTACCGAAAATCAGACAAGCGATGATTATTTCATCTATAACGCCGATCAACAGGTACTTGTTGACCATGCCAAGACGGTCAAAGCACAAGGAATTCCTTTCACTTTGAAAGGCCGAACTGAAGAAAGCATCAGCGCTGACAGTGAGTATATCTACTGGCAAGGAGAGCCGTTGATCGAACGTAAACGCATCATGCTTGCTGGCGAACATAATTTGGAGAACATCTTGTCGGCTACGGCAGCCACTTTGCTGTCTGGAGGCACGAAAGAAACCATCATCCGTGTGTTGACATCTTTCACGGGAGTTAAGCACCGTTCGCAATTTGTCGGTGAATGGCAAGGGCGTCGTTTCTATAACGATTCCAAGGCAACGAATGCATTAGCCACCAAAAGTGCGCTGGAAGCATTCAGCGAGAACATCATCCTATTGGCAGGCGGTTTGGAGCGTCAACATTCCTTAGAGGAATTGCGTCCTTATATGAACCGAGTGAAAGTGCTCGTGACATTTGGCGAGACGGCAGAGCGCTTTGTTGAATTTGCAGAAAGCTGCCATGTACCGACCGTCATCAAGGCCGGCTTAATGGACGATGCTGTTGAAAAAGCAATTAGCAGCTCATCTTCAGAAGACACGATTCTCTTGTCTCCTGCTTGTGCGAGCTGGGATCAATACGAGAGCTTTGAAGTCCGAGGCGATGCATTCATCGAGGCGGCAAAAAAATATACAGAAGCCAACGAATAA
- a CDS encoding DUF881 domain-containing protein, with the protein MKLPKNNERKSMSKSIIFSLVFLVLGFIMAYSYSLSNQRETENDFAGAGFFEQKEQYGKELIEQQERNKELREELGDKQETVQKFERSVVDGEENYTAYAREAEELRRFLGLVPVKGEGLTVTLQDGDYSIDHANPNEYIVHESHVFQVINELYISGAEAIAVNGQRIHGNSHIVCTGPVIAVDGIQHPAPFTIEAIGSPEVLTASMQLAGGVQDQLLNDDISVTLDPGQTIQMPALLSEMDTGGRR; encoded by the coding sequence TTGAAATTGCCGAAGAACAATGAGCGCAAAAGCATGAGCAAATCGATCATCTTTTCACTGGTCTTTTTGGTACTTGGCTTTATCATGGCCTATTCTTATAGCTTGTCCAATCAACGAGAAACGGAAAATGATTTCGCAGGGGCCGGCTTTTTCGAGCAAAAAGAACAATACGGTAAAGAATTAATCGAGCAGCAAGAACGCAATAAAGAATTGCGTGAGGAACTTGGCGATAAGCAAGAGACCGTTCAGAAATTCGAGCGGTCTGTAGTCGACGGCGAAGAAAACTATACGGCTTACGCCCGGGAGGCAGAAGAACTAAGACGCTTCCTCGGGCTTGTTCCGGTTAAAGGGGAAGGATTGACCGTAACACTTCAAGATGGTGATTACTCAATTGACCATGCCAACCCGAATGAATATATTGTCCATGAAAGCCATGTGTTCCAAGTAATCAATGAGCTTTACATTTCAGGAGCAGAAGCGATTGCGGTGAATGGGCAAAGAATTCATGGTAACTCTCACATTGTCTGCACGGGACCGGTCATTGCAGTTGATGGCATACAACACCCCGCTCCTTTCACTATTGAAGCGATCGGCAGTCCGGAAGTTTTAACCGCTTCCATGCAATTAGCTGGTGGTGTGCAGGATCAACTCCTCAACGATGATATCTCCGTAACTCTCGATCCCGGCCAAACCATCCAAATGCCGGCACTTTTGTCGGAAATGGATACAGGGGGAAGACGATGA
- a CDS encoding YggT family protein: MILLINILLGAINIYFYLLIISVFMSWVPSIKESAFGQAISRITDPYLDIFRRFIPPIGMIDISPIVAIFMLNLASRGVLTIANYLI, from the coding sequence ATGATTCTTCTTATCAATATACTACTTGGAGCTATAAACATTTATTTCTATTTGCTGATTATCAGCGTCTTCATGAGCTGGGTGCCGAGTATCAAGGAATCTGCTTTCGGGCAGGCCATTTCCCGTATCACCGATCCTTATCTGGATATTTTCCGCCGCTTTATCCCACCAATCGGCATGATCGACATTTCACCGATTGTGGCCATTTTTATGTTAAACCTTGCAAGCCGAGGCGTCCTAACAATAGCCAACTATCTTATCTAA
- the mraY gene encoding phospho-N-acetylmuramoyl-pentapeptide-transferase encodes MEGIILFGFGIALIMTIALMPVFIPLLKRMKFGQSIREEGPESHMKKTGTPTMGGLVFLISIIVTVLLVAAFDGELTTPVVILLMVLFGYGLIGFLDDFIKVVLKRNLGLTSLQKLLAQIVIAVLSFFLLRANGFDTALGIPFTEASIELGWVYVLFIVFWLVGFSNAVNLTDGLDGLVAGTASIAFIAFGILAIVQEETGIALFTFAVAGGLIGFLVFNKYPAKVFMGDTGSLALGGALAMVSILLKQELLLLLIGLVFVIETASVILQVGSFKLRKKRIFKMSPIHHHFELSGWSEWKVVTVFWGVGFISAAIALLLEVM; translated from the coding sequence ATGGAAGGTATAATTTTATTTGGATTTGGAATCGCATTAATCATGACTATTGCATTGATGCCTGTATTCATCCCGCTATTGAAACGCATGAAGTTTGGGCAAAGCATTCGTGAAGAAGGCCCAGAATCACATATGAAAAAAACGGGCACACCGACGATGGGTGGATTGGTGTTTCTCATTTCCATCATCGTAACGGTTTTGCTAGTCGCTGCATTCGATGGAGAACTGACGACTCCAGTAGTCATTTTACTAATGGTTTTGTTTGGCTACGGCCTGATTGGGTTCTTGGATGATTTCATCAAAGTCGTGCTAAAACGCAATTTGGGACTGACTTCTCTGCAGAAATTGCTGGCACAAATCGTCATTGCTGTTTTATCGTTCTTTTTGCTGCGCGCAAACGGATTCGATACGGCGCTTGGCATTCCCTTCACAGAAGCTTCTATTGAACTTGGATGGGTATATGTTTTATTCATCGTGTTCTGGCTGGTCGGCTTCTCTAACGCTGTCAATTTAACGGACGGGCTGGATGGGCTGGTCGCTGGAACAGCTTCTATCGCTTTTATTGCATTTGGTATCCTGGCGATCGTTCAAGAAGAAACGGGAATTGCTTTGTTTACTTTTGCAGTAGCCGGCGGATTGATTGGATTCCTCGTTTTCAATAAGTACCCAGCAAAAGTATTCATGGGCGATACAGGATCATTGGCTCTTGGTGGTGCACTTGCCATGGTGTCGATCCTGTTGAAACAGGAATTGCTCTTGCTATTAATCGGGTTGGTGTTCGTAATTGAAACAGCCTCGGTTATCTTGCAAGTAGGAAGTTTTAAACTACGGAAAAAACGTATTTTCAAAATGAGCCCGATCCATCATCATTTTGAATTGAGTGGCTGGTCTGAATGGAAAGTGGTCACCGTATTCTGGGGTGTCGGCTTTATCAGCGCAGCGATTGCCCTTTTATTGGAGGTTATGTAA
- a CDS encoding DivIVA domain-containing protein, translating to MPLSPLDIHNKEFSRAFRGYQEDEVNEFLEQIMKDYEKVIKERTEMEERMKSTDERMGHFTNLETTLQKSIFVAQEASEEVRRNAQKEADLIVQEAEKNADRIVNESLAKARRIATEIEELKKQSKIFRNRFKMLVEAQLDLIETEDWNTLLEYDLDTENIDQLEKKEAGNAAKE from the coding sequence ATGCCTTTATCACCATTAGATATACATAATAAAGAATTCAGCCGCGCATTCCGTGGTTACCAAGAAGATGAGGTTAATGAATTCCTCGAACAAATCATGAAAGATTATGAAAAAGTGATTAAAGAAAGAACGGAAATGGAAGAGCGCATGAAATCGACAGATGAGCGCATGGGCCATTTCACAAACCTTGAGACGACTTTGCAAAAATCCATCTTCGTCGCGCAAGAAGCGTCAGAAGAAGTCCGCCGCAATGCACAAAAAGAAGCGGATTTGATTGTCCAGGAAGCAGAGAAAAATGCAGATCGTATCGTTAATGAGTCGCTTGCTAAAGCACGCCGCATCGCGACCGAAATCGAAGAGTTGAAAAAGCAGTCGAAGATCTTCCGCAATCGTTTCAAAATGCTAGTGGAAGCCCAACTGGACTTGATCGAAACGGAAGACTGGAACACCTTGCTTGAATACGACCTGGATACGGAA
- a CDS encoding YggS family pyridoxal phosphate-dependent enzyme, producing MKAIKPKFEEMAHTLNQINSGIEIVAVTKQVGVDRTQEAVDAGIRHLGENRPEGLQLKHAEIKGNVSWHYIGTLQSRKVKEVIGLIDYLHSLDRMSLAKEIQKRADKPVKCFVQVNVSGEDSKSGFSPEQVPAFIEALKEFDKVQVVGLMTMAPNTQDEAQLRTTFKGLKELQQQIVAGKWQHAPCTELSMGMSNDYLIAAEEGATFVRVGTALVGSESEAER from the coding sequence ATGAAAGCGATTAAACCGAAATTTGAAGAAATGGCCCATACATTAAATCAAATCAATAGCGGCATTGAAATCGTCGCAGTTACAAAGCAAGTTGGTGTCGATCGAACGCAAGAAGCCGTCGACGCAGGCATTCGACATCTCGGAGAAAATCGTCCTGAAGGACTTCAGCTCAAACACGCTGAAATCAAGGGAAATGTTTCCTGGCATTATATCGGTACGCTGCAGTCTCGGAAAGTCAAAGAAGTGATTGGGTTGATCGATTATCTTCATTCACTGGACCGTATGAGCTTGGCGAAAGAGATTCAAAAACGTGCCGATAAGCCCGTTAAATGTTTTGTCCAGGTCAATGTATCCGGCGAGGATTCCAAGAGCGGTTTTTCACCGGAGCAAGTTCCCGCTTTTATTGAAGCTTTAAAGGAGTTCGATAAAGTGCAGGTGGTTGGCTTGATGACCATGGCCCCGAACACACAAGACGAGGCACAGTTAAGAACAACTTTTAAAGGATTGAAAGAACTCCAGCAGCAGATAGTAGCCGGAAAATGGCAACACGCCCCTTGCACAGAACTGTCAATGGGCATGTCGAATGACTACCTGATTGCAGCTGAAGAAGGCGCGACATTCGTCCGCGTCGGGACCGCATTGGTCGGGTCGGAAAGTGAGGCGGAAAGATGA
- the ftsA gene encoding cell division protein FtsA has product MSQSELYVSLDIGSSSVKVLIGEMTNKSLHVIGVGNVKSNGIKKGAIVDIDATVQSIKKAVDQAERMIGKEIHEVVLGIPANQVALQPVKGIVAVNSENREITDEDLERVLEAAQVMSIPPERELVNIIPEEYVVDHLGEIKDPRGMIGIRLEMDGTMVTTSKTVLHNVLRCVERAGLEIREIYVQPLVAGSYALTEDEKNHGTACIDIGGGSTSIAVFRDGHLRAASVIPVGGDHVTKDLSIVLKTPTEQAEKIKLEHGHAFFDDASEEEVFEVPVIGSDSREQYSQKYISEIIGVRMEELFELILDELYRLGVDELPGGVVLTGGMAKMDGLPELARSILQTRVRLFTPEFIGVREPQYTTAVGLIQYAYAEDLFYGNVGHSSAAAHSQKPEYVEQQPKKQKQPKQPKQDNEGVVSKAKKMFDRFFE; this is encoded by the coding sequence TTGAGTCAATCAGAATTATATGTAAGTTTGGATATCGGGTCTTCCTCTGTCAAAGTACTGATCGGGGAAATGACCAATAAATCGTTGCACGTCATCGGCGTCGGCAACGTCAAATCTAATGGAATCAAAAAAGGTGCGATTGTTGATATAGATGCAACTGTACAGTCCATTAAAAAAGCAGTCGATCAGGCAGAGCGCATGATTGGCAAAGAAATCCATGAAGTCGTGCTGGGCATTCCGGCTAACCAAGTGGCATTACAGCCAGTTAAAGGTATTGTGGCAGTGAACAGCGAAAATCGTGAAATCACAGACGAGGACTTAGAACGCGTCTTGGAAGCGGCACAAGTTATGTCGATTCCGCCAGAACGCGAACTTGTCAATATCATCCCTGAAGAATACGTTGTTGACCATTTAGGCGAAATCAAAGATCCGAGAGGCATGATCGGCATTCGTCTTGAAATGGATGGTACAATGGTGACGACTTCGAAAACGGTCTTACACAATGTACTGCGCTGCGTTGAACGTGCGGGCCTCGAAATTCGCGAAATTTATGTGCAGCCGCTAGTAGCGGGAAGCTATGCATTGACAGAAGATGAGAAAAATCACGGAACGGCTTGTATCGATATCGGCGGTGGATCGACATCTATCGCAGTATTCCGCGACGGCCACTTGCGTGCAGCATCAGTTATTCCTGTCGGAGGCGATCATGTAACGAAAGATTTGTCCATCGTCTTGAAAACACCGACAGAGCAAGCAGAAAAAATCAAGCTCGAGCACGGCCACGCGTTCTTTGACGACGCTTCAGAAGAAGAAGTGTTTGAAGTGCCAGTGATCGGTTCGGATTCTAGAGAACAATATAGCCAAAAATACATATCTGAAATAATCGGAGTTCGCATGGAAGAACTTTTCGAATTGATTTTGGATGAGTTATACCGTCTCGGTGTCGATGAATTGCCGGGTGGTGTCGTATTGACAGGTGGAATGGCCAAAATGGATGGCCTTCCTGAACTGGCAAGAAGCATTCTCCAAACACGGGTGCGTCTCTTCACACCTGAATTCATCGGAGTGCGCGAGCCGCAGTATACTACAGCGGTGGGCTTGATCCAATACGCTTATGCGGAAGATTTGTTCTACGGAAATGTCGGCCATAGTTCAGCGGCTGCACATTCACAGAAACCTGAGTACGTGGAGCAGCAGCCGAAAAAACAAAAGCAGCCGAAACAACCGAAACAAGATAACGAAGGTGTCGTAAGCAAAGCCAAAAAAATGTTTGATCGCTTTTTTGAATAA
- a CDS encoding small basic family protein yields MWISILGLLLGISLGLLTDIQIPAEYTSYLSIAVLASFDTLFGGIRAHLQQVYDDKVFVSGFFFNIALAAGLAFLGVHLGVDLYLAAIFAFGVRLFQNIAVIRRILLTKWSEKKKLGEAN; encoded by the coding sequence ATGTGGATTTCGATTCTTGGATTGCTGCTGGGCATTTCGCTTGGCTTGTTGACCGATATCCAAATACCAGCGGAATACACCAGCTATTTATCGATCGCGGTGCTGGCTTCCTTCGATACACTCTTCGGTGGGATCCGTGCCCATTTACAGCAAGTGTATGATGATAAAGTTTTTGTCTCAGGATTTTTCTTCAACATCGCGCTTGCTGCAGGTCTCGCTTTTCTCGGCGTTCATTTAGGTGTAGATTTATATTTGGCGGCAATTTTCGCATTCGGTGTAAGGCTGTTCCAAAATATTGCGGTGATTCGCCGCATTTTATTAACGAAATGGTCCGAAAAAAAGAAGCTTGGTGAGGCAAATTGA
- the ftsZ gene encoding cell division protein FtsZ: protein MLEFDTNIDALAVIKVIGVGGGGNNAVNRMIEHGVQGVEFIAVNTDAQALNLSKAETRLQIGGKLTRGLGAGANPDVGKKAAEESKEQIEEALRGADMVFVTAGMGGGTGTGAAPVIAGIAKELGALTVGVVTRPFTFEGRKRSTQAIGGIATMKESVDTLIVIPNDRLLEIVDKNTPMLEAFREADNVLRQGVQGISDLIAVPGLINLDFADVKTIMSNKGSALMGIGVSSGENRAAEAAKKAVSSPLLEVSVDGAKGVLMNITGGSNLSLYEVQEAADIVASASDEEVNMIFGSVINDNLKDEIVVTVIATGFNEEQLNPAGRAPRGSGLNANRIQSIQQQNPAPSIREARREEQSQRREEQTPYYNQEPQRQDKQSEDALDIPTFLRNRQKRR from the coding sequence ATGTTGGAATTTGATACAAATATCGATGCATTAGCCGTAATTAAAGTCATTGGTGTCGGTGGCGGCGGTAACAACGCAGTCAACCGGATGATCGAACACGGAGTTCAAGGGGTAGAATTCATCGCGGTTAACACAGACGCACAAGCCTTGAACCTGTCGAAAGCGGAAACACGCCTGCAAATCGGCGGAAAATTGACGCGCGGCCTTGGCGCTGGCGCTAACCCGGATGTCGGGAAAAAAGCGGCAGAAGAAAGCAAAGAACAAATCGAAGAAGCTTTGCGCGGAGCCGATATGGTATTCGTTACCGCTGGAATGGGCGGAGGCACAGGAACTGGTGCTGCACCTGTCATTGCTGGAATTGCAAAAGAACTTGGTGCATTAACAGTAGGTGTAGTTACTCGCCCGTTCACATTTGAAGGCCGCAAGCGTTCAACGCAGGCAATCGGTGGAATCGCGACGATGAAAGAATCAGTCGATACATTGATCGTCATCCCGAACGACCGTCTTCTTGAAATCGTTGACAAAAACACACCAATGCTTGAAGCATTCCGTGAAGCGGATAATGTCTTGCGCCAAGGTGTACAAGGCATCTCTGATTTGATCGCAGTACCTGGTCTTATCAACCTTGACTTTGCCGACGTGAAAACTATCATGTCAAATAAAGGTTCTGCACTGATGGGTATCGGTGTCTCTTCAGGAGAAAACCGCGCTGCTGAAGCTGCCAAGAAAGCTGTTTCAAGCCCATTGCTTGAAGTATCTGTCGATGGAGCAAAAGGCGTCTTGATGAACATTACAGGCGGATCAAACTTGAGCTTGTATGAAGTACAAGAAGCTGCCGATATTGTTGCTTCTGCTTCTGACGAAGAAGTGAACATGATCTTCGGTTCGGTTATCAACGACAACTTGAAAGACGAAATCGTGGTAACGGTTATCGCTACTGGCTTTAACGAAGAGCAATTGAACCCAGCTGGACGCGCACCGCGTGGATCTGGATTGAACGCGAACCGCATTCAATCAATCCAACAGCAAAACCCGGCTCCTTCTATCCGTGAAGCACGCCGCGAAGAACAGTCCCAGCGTCGTGAAGAGCAGACTCCATATTACAACCAGGAGCCTCAGCGCCAGGATAAGCAAAGTGAAGACGCATTGGATATCCCGACATTCTTGCGCAATAGACAAAAACGCCGTTAA